In Bacteriovorax sp. PP10, the genomic window ATTAACCTTATTTATAACTGCTTAAATTTCGATGATCGTATAATACTTTAACCATTTTATTGACTTCGCATAACTCTTTTGTGTAAAAGCTACAAACTCATTGCAACCCTACCCCCCCTAGGGTATAAGGTAAACTTAAGATATTAATAAGAGAGACAATAATAATGAGTAAGAAAAAAGTTATCACTAAAAAGAGTAGTAAAGAAATGCATAATCATCATGCACACCCTGATCACACTAATCATCTTAAGCAGCTGGCGCGTGTCAGAGGTCAAGTTGACGGTATAGAGAAAATGATTAAAGAAGGGCGCTATTGCATAGATATTATTAATCAGCTGAAAGCAATAAGTGCTGGGGTAAAAACTATTGAATCTGCTATTTTTGAAGCCCATTTGAAAAGTTGTGTCCAAGAAGCCTTCGCTTCAAATAATTCAAATGAAATTCAAGAAAAAATTAATGAAATCAATAAACTTGTTTATGGCTCAAAATCAAAAGGTTAAATTATGAAATTAAGTTACAGAATTTTCTTATTTTTACTCGTCATAACAACCTCAAATGTTTATTCAGAGGTCGCACCAAACATAACTCAAAATGAGCTTCAATTTTATCGTGATTTGACCTTAAAGATTAGAAACACAGCTGAATTTAAAGTTCCCATGATTGGCACAGATCAATCTTATTCATATCAACTAGAGTTTGCTGATCCCGTCTATAAAAACCCTGTAATTGGTGATCTCCCCTTGGGAAATGAACCTACAAAATTTTATCGTCAATTTTGGGATAGAGTTATGCTAAAAGATGGTTCACACGCAATGATCAATGGTGAGGAAATTCCATTAACTTGTATTTTTATAAGCGGTCAAGATAATCGTAACTCAGGAAATATTGACCCACGTTTCCCTCAATTTATTATGAAAGTCTATCTAGTTGCTAATGACTATTCTTGTGTTGGCCCTATTAACCCAGGATTTCCAACTACTGGTGGCAAAGAAGAAGCTTGGGATACGTATCTCTATTTTGAAATAAAAGACCCCACAATAATGTTACCAGTTGAATCAAAAATTCGTTATAGATGGAATGAATTTCATTCTGTTCTTGTTAAATAGGACTTATATGAAAAAGATATTCTTTGTTTTGTTTTTTTTATTTTCGCATGTTCTGAATGCAGAAGTTGTTTGGCACCCTTCTCCACCAGAAGCCTATAGATTAGGTGAGGTATATCCAGAAGCTCAAAGATTACTTTTTGCATTTGATTATGGCCATGCGCTTGTTTACGAGACTCTAATTCTAAAGAAAGGAAATATTACCAATCCTAAAGAATTAGAAAAAGAGTTATTGTCGAAAATTTTTAGTATCCTAGAAAATCCACCATATATAAAAGTTGATGAAGCAGATATCGCTCCAAGCTATGTGTATAAATTCCCTTTGATCATTAATTTATTTGACTGGTCACACATGCTTCATCAGTTTGTTTTGGACGTACTTGCGACTTCGGAAGATCGCGGACCTAAAATGATTGAAAGAGTTAATCAAATTTATGAAAAATATAAATCTAATAAACCAATCCTTATAACAGATGAATGTAAGTCAATGTTGTTCATGGATGGACATTATTTTTCAAAATCTTTTAGAAGGACATTTCCAAGTTTCAATCTTTTAATCTGGAGCTATCATTGGTTTCAAATTAGATTGTATGAAGATCTTTTGCTACCTACAAAGATGGAAAGAGATGTATCTGTGGCAAATACAGTAGCACAATTCAAACAATTGATCTCTAATCTTCCCGACTCTGCCGATTTCGACATGATGCCTGAAACAGCAGTTGAAGCTCCAACATTTGCAAAACTTTTTCCTAAAATTCCTGCGGCATTTGATAATAATCATATGTTACATGACATTGTCTCTGACATGATCACTTCAGATAAAGTTCCATTGGGAAAATTAAGAGGAGAAGCACTTCGCATGGGACGTATGGCACAAGATCCAGAAGCATTTAAAACAATAAACTGTAGTCAGAATAATTAACAAATAATTGATTTTTTTCATTCGAATCAGATTCAAAATTAATAAACTAAATAGGAGCAAACATGAAAAATTTAAAAAAAATCCTTCTTTCCCTTGCTGTTTCGGCTTTTGCTACATCTACATCTTTTGCTGCAGTTGGAAATGCAAAAGTCGTAGAGCTAGGCTGTCACCGCCTTGAGCGCTTAATTACTCTAGGAAAAGTTGATGAATCATTTCTTAAAAAATTAAAAACTCTAGATCTTGTAATTCTTAGTCCAGCAAAACCAACTGATCCATCATTTCAAGTTACTGCTGCACAGTACGCTGGGGCCGATGGTACAACGAAAAAAGTTGAAATGATGATGGATGCTAACGGAAAAGCAATTACTCAAGTTATTAAGGAAGGAACTGAATCTGACTCAACTCCTGAATGGGGTGATAAAGATGCTATTTCTTTAATTGAGCAATCACTTCACTACGTTGAAGAACATACTTCAGAGCATATTGAATTAAGGCCATTTCAGGTCGGTCTAAAATCTCTTACTTTAATGCAAGTTTCGAACGCTCAAGGAATTAAAGTAGCTAGAATTGAAATGACTTCAACTGCAACAACACAAAAACTTGAAGTTAATCTAAATGAAAATGGTTCAGTAGAGTTTACTAATATTGTTAACGAATAGGCTTATTATGATTCGCGAGAGACTTAAATTAATTTTCATCTATGGGATTTTTTTAGGTCTCTATAGTTGCAGCTATCGAAATGAAAAGAAAACTAATTTCGAAGTTATATTTAACCCGGCCATGCTGGAAAAAGTTTCATATCAAATGGTCAATCAGCAGGTTTTTTCTCAAAAATGCATATCATGTCACGGTGACTCTGGTGGTGTGAATCTTGAATCTTATTCATCAGTTCTAGGTCATCTTGAAAAAATCAAGCAAAGCACTATAAAAGATCGATCAATGCCAAAATCACCTTACCCAAAGCTTACAGAAGCAGATTTAATTCTACTGGCCACCTGGATACAAGCAGGAGGCCCTGAAACGGCGTTAGATGGAAGCACGCAACCACCAGTTCAAACAGAACCATTAAAACCTACATTTAAATCTATTCAACAGAATATTTTACAAAAAAAATGTTTAATCTGTCATTCGCCTGGCAACGAGGCAGAAAGAGTTACTCTTAACAGCCCAGAAGAAATGATTGACTCGCCTTATGGGATCATTGTCCCAGGCGAGCCCGATGAAAGTGGGCTTGTACTTGTCACATTACCAGCAGCGAGAAAGCTAATGCCGCCACCTAAGTCAGGATTTGCGGCACTAAAACCAGAAGAAATAGAAATTGTTAAAGATTGGATCGCCAAAGGCGCAAAGGATTAAAAAAATGAAGCATTTAAAATCAACCTGTATTTGTATAGCCTTGATATATTCAACGACTTTGCTAGCACAAGCAGAGAAAATAACAGTTGATACAAAAAATTCGACTGTGGAGTTTTTAGCAACGGGAAGTCCAAGTGCCATAAAGATTAAAGGAGAAAAGGCTAAAGTTGATGGAGATATAAAAATTGAAAACAACAAGCTTCAAGCAATATTAAAGGTTGATCTTAATTCATTTGAAACTGGCATGGAAATGCGAGATGAGCACATGAAGGAGAATTACCTTCAAACGGACAAAGCTGAAAATAAATTTGCTCAACTAGAAATTCAAAACTTAAATATTCCAATAGAATA contains:
- a CDS encoding metal-sensitive transcriptional regulator, which encodes MSKKKVITKKSSKEMHNHHAHPDHTNHLKQLARVRGQVDGIEKMIKEGRYCIDIINQLKAISAGVKTIESAIFEAHLKSCVQEAFASNNSNEIQEKINEINKLVYGSKSKG
- a CDS encoding c-type cytochrome domain-containing protein, which produces MIRERLKLIFIYGIFLGLYSCSYRNEKKTNFEVIFNPAMLEKVSYQMVNQQVFSQKCISCHGDSGGVNLESYSSVLGHLEKIKQSTIKDRSMPKSPYPKLTEADLILLATWIQAGGPETALDGSTQPPVQTEPLKPTFKSIQQNILQKKCLICHSPGNEAERVTLNSPEEMIDSPYGIIVPGEPDESGLVLVTLPAARKLMPPPKSGFAALKPEEIEIVKDWIAKGAKD
- a CDS encoding YceI family protein, which produces MKHLKSTCICIALIYSTTLLAQAEKITVDTKNSTVEFLATGSPSAIKIKGEKAKVDGDIKIENNKLQAILKVDLNSFETGMEMRDEHMKENYLQTDKAENKFAQLEIQNLNIPIEYWKNSKELRLDFSGELTLHNVKKSVAGKILFPPFKKDLSINTISELQIKLSDYLINIPSFAGITVAENVSIIVKLPMVVSIK